The following proteins are encoded in a genomic region of Trichocoleus sp. FACHB-46:
- a CDS encoding rhomboid family intramembrane serine protease encodes MIPIGDNLPRRSHPIVTYGLIGLSVGLFLWELQLGSPALNDFLQTWGVVPARIAALSQDAIAGQWLALPLLVASLVASLFLHQGFAQLLGNLLFFRVFGAQVEATLGHGAFLAFFVMAGIMTSSLQVLINPTLQAPFIGANGAIAAVLGAYLVGFPKAKIDSILPLVVVFVPLELPVWVYLFWWFIQQATYGLDSFTIPSGINPSGWSYWTQAIGLLLGAAGMKFRLMNIRTSG; translated from the coding sequence ATGATTCCCATCGGTGATAACTTACCCCGGCGCTCTCACCCGATTGTGACCTATGGCTTGATTGGACTTAGTGTTGGTTTATTTTTGTGGGAGTTGCAGTTAGGTTCGCCCGCCTTAAATGATTTTTTACAGACTTGGGGCGTGGTGCCAGCGCGGATAGCTGCTCTGAGTCAAGACGCGATCGCGGGTCAATGGTTGGCGCTACCCTTGCTTGTTGCTTCCCTCGTAGCGAGTTTATTTTTGCATCAAGGCTTTGCCCAACTGCTGGGAAATTTACTTTTTTTTAGAGTTTTTGGAGCCCAAGTTGAAGCCACGCTGGGACATGGAGCATTTCTAGCTTTTTTTGTGATGGCCGGGATCATGACTAGTAGCTTACAAGTCTTGATTAACCCAACCCTACAGGCTCCATTTATTGGTGCCAATGGTGCGATCGCCGCAGTTTTGGGCGCTTACTTAGTTGGTTTTCCCAAAGCCAAAATTGACTCTATTCTGCCCTTGGTAGTCGTTTTTGTGCCGCTTGAGTTACCTGTATGGGTTTACTTGTTCTGGTGGTTTATCCAGCAGGCAACTTATGGGTTAGATAGCTTCACTATACCCAGTGGCATTAATCCGTCTGGCTGGAGTTACTGGACACAAGCCATCGGGCTACTTTTAGGAGCGGCTGGAATGAAGTTTAGGTTAATGAATATCAGGACATCGGGTTAG
- the hemW gene encoding radical SAM family heme chaperone HemW produces the protein MTPTLDRDRPKAAYLHIPFCRRRCYYCDFPVSVVGDQARGENSGAITQYVEVLCQEIELPVELPILDKAVPIQPLETIFFGGGTPSLLSVAQLDRILQTLEHKFGIAANAEISIEIDPGTFDLAQIQGYRAAGINRVSLGVQAFQPELLTLCGRTHSVADVYAAVELIHQAPMVNFSLDLISGLPHQTLDQWQASIEAAIALAPKHLSCYDLIVEPVTAFGRQYQPGDQPLPSDTSAAEMYRLAQQLLSTAGYEHYEVSNYAQPGFQCRHNRVYWKNQPFYGFGMGAASYLQGQRFTRPRKTREYYEWVKAQKSNLSSSPPSASFQDLLLDTLMLGFRLAEGLSLVELAQQFGKLSLDKICHSLQSHYAQGWVEVVGVEWEAIAQLPLEALPPEARIKLSDPEGFLFSNQVLADLFADLE, from the coding sequence TTGACTCCAACCCTCGATCGCGATCGCCCGAAAGCGGCTTATCTGCATATCCCTTTTTGTCGGCGGCGCTGTTATTACTGTGATTTTCCAGTATCTGTGGTGGGGGATCAGGCTCGGGGTGAGAATTCTGGGGCGATCACCCAGTATGTGGAAGTGCTCTGCCAAGAAATTGAGCTGCCTGTAGAGCTACCTATATTAGATAAAGCCGTTCCTATTCAGCCTTTAGAAACCATTTTTTTTGGGGGTGGGACTCCGTCTCTACTTTCTGTAGCCCAGCTCGATCGCATTCTGCAAACGTTAGAGCATAAGTTTGGTATCGCTGCGAATGCCGAAATCTCGATTGAGATCGACCCAGGCACCTTTGATCTGGCTCAAATTCAAGGCTATCGAGCGGCTGGAATCAATCGAGTTAGCTTAGGTGTGCAGGCATTCCAACCGGAATTATTAACGCTCTGTGGTCGCACCCATTCGGTGGCAGATGTTTATGCGGCGGTGGAACTAATCCACCAAGCGCCGATGGTTAACTTTAGTTTAGATTTAATTTCGGGGTTACCGCATCAGACCCTAGATCAGTGGCAAGCCTCCATAGAAGCCGCGATCGCTTTAGCTCCCAAGCATCTTTCCTGCTACGACCTGATTGTAGAGCCTGTCACAGCCTTTGGTCGGCAATATCAACCCGGAGACCAGCCGCTACCCTCCGATACATCTGCGGCTGAAATGTATCGCTTAGCCCAACAACTGCTCAGCACTGCGGGATACGAACACTACGAAGTTTCCAACTACGCGCAACCGGGGTTCCAGTGTCGTCACAATCGCGTTTACTGGAAAAACCAGCCTTTTTATGGTTTTGGTATGGGAGCCGCTAGTTACCTACAAGGGCAACGCTTCACCCGCCCCCGCAAAACCCGCGAATACTATGAATGGGTCAAAGCCCAAAAATCCAACCTCTCTAGCTCTCCTCCTTCCGCATCCTTCCAAGACCTTCTCCTCGACACATTGATGCTGGGTTTCCGTCTTGCCGAAGGTTTAAGTTTGGTGGAGTTAGCTCAGCAATTTGGCAAACTTAGCTTAGATAAAATCTGCCATTCTTTGCAGTCGCATTATGCACAAGGCTGGGTAGAAGTCGTCGGAGTGGAATGGGAAGCGATCGCCCAGCTACCTTTAGAAGCGCTACCGCCAGAAGCTCGGATCAAGCTCAGCGATCCAGAAGGCTTTCTGTTTTCCAACCAAGTTTTAGCTGACCTATTTGCAGACCTAGAGTAG
- a CDS encoding PIN/TRAM domain-containing protein codes for MLDALIIFSFILAGGGIGFFSVDLLPNTALAQVSNREGLSLVTAGFGALIGMAFGLAAQTAYRRLEKQVRQMPVDILLSRSVGLVLGLLVANLMLAPIFLLPIPWEFAFIKPLAAVLGSILFAFSGMSLADTHGRALLRLINPHSVETMLLAEGTLKPAATKVLDTSCIIDGRIEELLGTGFLEGQILIPQFILLELQQVADASSDQKRVRGRRGLDILNRMKESYPERLVIHSADYDDVSTVDAKLVRLAQEINATLLTNDYNLNKVASLQRVPVLNINELAQSLRPAYLPGDYLDLKILKEGKEPAQGVGYLNDGTMVVVEEGGNRIGDELQVVVTGALQTSAGRMIFARPKSSIVA; via the coding sequence ATGCTCGATGCACTGATCATCTTTTCATTCATACTAGCAGGGGGGGGGATCGGCTTCTTCAGCGTTGATCTCCTACCCAACACAGCCTTAGCCCAAGTCAGCAATCGTGAAGGTTTGAGCTTGGTCACCGCTGGCTTCGGAGCCTTGATTGGCATGGCTTTTGGCCTTGCGGCTCAGACTGCCTATCGGCGGCTAGAAAAACAAGTTCGGCAAATGCCCGTTGATATTTTGCTCAGTCGTTCTGTCGGGCTAGTCTTGGGGCTTTTGGTCGCCAACCTGATGCTAGCGCCCATTTTCTTGCTACCGATCCCCTGGGAATTTGCTTTTATTAAGCCATTAGCAGCCGTACTTGGCAGCATTTTGTTTGCGTTCTCTGGGATGTCCTTGGCCGATACTCACGGTCGAGCCTTGCTACGGCTGATCAATCCCCACTCTGTAGAAACTATGTTGCTGGCAGAAGGCACCTTGAAACCTGCCGCCACTAAAGTTTTGGATACTAGCTGCATCATTGACGGACGTATTGAAGAACTTCTTGGTACCGGGTTTCTAGAAGGCCAGATTTTGATCCCGCAGTTTATTTTGCTGGAACTGCAACAAGTGGCTGATGCCTCTAGCGATCAGAAACGGGTGCGTGGACGCCGGGGTTTAGACATCCTCAATCGCATGAAGGAATCTTATCCTGAACGACTGGTGATTCATTCGGCAGACTACGATGATGTCTCGACTGTCGATGCGAAGCTGGTGCGGTTGGCCCAGGAAATTAACGCCACTTTGCTCACCAATGACTACAACTTAAATAAAGTCGCTAGCCTCCAGCGTGTGCCAGTCTTAAACATCAACGAATTGGCCCAATCGCTACGACCTGCTTATTTGCCAGGAGATTACCTAGATTTGAAGATCCTCAAAGAAGGCAAAGAACCTGCTCAGGGTGTGGGCTACCTGAACGACGGCACAATGGTAGTGGTGGAAGAAGGGGGCAACCGGATCGGGGATGAACTGCAAGTGGTGGTCACGGGAGCCTTACAAACCTCGGCGGGTCGAATGATTTTTGCTCGACCCAAGTCTTCAATTGTGGCTTAA
- a CDS encoding glycosyltransferase family 39 protein, which translates to MSNPAGQDSKWLNSDLGWSLGLLVAACGLWGINLGGVPLRDWDEGTYAAIAKAMYRTGNWLYPMINGSPYLNKPPLLEWLIASSYQLFGVSDFTTRLPAALLGACAVPLLYWVGRQVFSQRLPALFSAAVYLTLLPVVRHGRLAMRDGISVTFLLLLLGCLLKARQDRRWALGVGIALGLLALTKGILALLLGAIAFSFLVVDRQYALLRSPYLWSGIALGSVPVFAWYAAQVQHYGSVFLQVHFLAQSVNRVWKSVNSNTGPVWYYLLELLKYTWPWLIFLPSGLILAWQKRQLTWSRLILVGIGIYLSAVSVMTTKLPWYVLPLYPFVSLALGAQLEQLWHRDRLYSKVAAGFLGLLAIAGFAGGAYGSWADSQPVLLAIGVTVGVSFGWAAWWILRQQRQFITVLLVGCYLSLGLLMSSPLWLWELNEAYPVQPVAALIATHTPPGTTVYTSFPNHRPSLNFYSDRLVLPAGLPDLQRLQATQHYLLLDTAVLNSLQISSQRVLGNAEGFALVAPSTAPTP; encoded by the coding sequence TTGAGTAACCCAGCGGGTCAGGATTCTAAGTGGCTCAATTCAGATTTAGGTTGGAGCTTGGGGCTACTAGTTGCGGCTTGTGGTCTATGGGGGATCAACTTGGGTGGGGTGCCGCTGCGAGACTGGGACGAAGGTACTTATGCAGCGATCGCCAAAGCTATGTACCGCACTGGCAATTGGCTCTACCCCATGATCAACGGTAGTCCTTATCTCAACAAGCCACCGCTGCTGGAATGGTTGATTGCCAGTAGTTACCAGCTATTTGGGGTGAGTGACTTTACGACTCGGTTACCCGCTGCGCTTCTGGGTGCATGCGCCGTACCGCTGTTGTATTGGGTTGGGCGACAAGTGTTTAGCCAGCGCCTACCAGCTCTGTTCTCGGCTGCCGTATATCTCACTCTGTTGCCTGTGGTGCGGCATGGACGACTGGCGATGCGTGATGGCATCAGTGTCACCTTCTTGCTGCTGTTATTGGGATGTCTACTGAAAGCGCGACAGGATCGCCGTTGGGCTTTAGGAGTGGGCATTGCACTAGGCTTGTTGGCTCTGACCAAAGGAATTTTGGCGCTATTGCTGGGAGCGATCGCGTTCAGTTTTCTGGTCGTAGATCGGCAGTATGCTTTGCTTCGGAGTCCCTATTTGTGGTCTGGAATTGCTTTGGGATCAGTGCCCGTCTTCGCTTGGTATGCGGCTCAAGTGCAGCACTACGGCTCTGTTTTTCTACAAGTGCATTTCCTGGCGCAATCGGTAAATCGGGTTTGGAAATCGGTCAACAGCAACACTGGCCCTGTTTGGTATTACCTTTTAGAATTGTTGAAATACACTTGGCCTTGGCTGATCTTCTTACCCAGTGGATTGATTTTGGCGTGGCAGAAGCGGCAACTGACTTGGAGCCGTTTGATTTTAGTAGGAATCGGGATCTACCTGAGTGCTGTTTCAGTCATGACGACCAAATTGCCTTGGTACGTGCTCCCGCTCTATCCCTTCGTGTCTTTAGCCTTGGGGGCACAACTGGAGCAGCTTTGGCACCGCGATCGCCTTTATTCCAAAGTAGCCGCAGGATTCTTAGGACTTTTAGCGATCGCTGGTTTCGCGGGGGGAGCTTATGGCAGTTGGGCTGATTCTCAACCTGTTTTGTTGGCGATCGGTGTAACGGTCGGTGTGAGCTTTGGTTGGGCTGCTTGGTGGATTCTACGGCAGCAGCGGCAGTTCATCACAGTGTTGCTGGTGGGCTGCTACCTCAGCCTAGGACTGCTGATGAGTTCACCGCTTTGGCTGTGGGAGCTGAACGAGGCTTATCCGGTGCAGCCAGTCGCAGCCTTAATTGCCACTCATACCCCACCGGGAACGACTGTTTACACCTCATTTCCCAATCATCGTCCCAGCCTGAATTTCTACAGCGATCGCCTAGTGTTGCCTGCGGGGCTACCAGATTTGCAGCGGCTCCAAGCCACCCAGCATTATCTGTTGCTAGATACCGCGGTGCTCAATAGCTTGCAGATTTCTAGCCAACGAGTTTTAGGCAATGCTGAGGGGTTTGCCTTAGTTGCGCCTTCCACTGCTCCAACTCCTTAA
- a CDS encoding serine/threonine-protein kinase — translation MICCLNPNCKQPQNSDSAAVCQSCETKLIPLLRDRYRILQPIGQGGFGRTYLAIDEDRLKTRCVVKQFSPQVQSARSLDKAIRLFDQEAVRLHELGEHPQIPALLAYFEQEQRLYLVQQFIEGLNLSQELQQQGRFSEQKIRDVLADLLPVLRFVHECQVVHRDITPSNIVRRKLDHKLVLIDFGVAKLLRDVTLAQPGTKIGTEGYSPIEQLRSGKAYPASDLYSLGATCLYLMTRVKPEDLYDPLQGRWLWRDYLAKKGTNISQQLGQILDKLLKDLVSDRYQAVDEVLQDLQAVAAPLPDSAPKPSNPPLSSIPPTSQPPRSRPLTSQPPTSRPSGYSISSFTSGPSSSTPVSQPVSQPITANPSAGRTFSGPRQSQAALWRCVGTLTGHSSWVMSLAMSSRKQILASGSLDDTIKVWNLQTGSLIRTLPGHLKAVNSVAISPDGQLLVSGSDDTTVKIWNLQTGDLLNNLVGHSRDVNSVMITPNGLLLASGSEDRTVRLWKVRTGELLRTLSGTAGMVKSVAISPNSLLLASGGLDNQIKLWHLGSGELTRTLYGHFNSVNSVAITPDGQILASGSKDKSIRLWNLSTGELVRTLTGHSDMVNAIAITPDGRMLISGSSDKTIKIWSIGTGDLICNLTDHSNPVSAIAVSAGGQLFASGSWDNTIKIWQLTS, via the coding sequence ATGATTTGTTGCCTGAATCCGAACTGTAAGCAACCCCAAAATTCTGATAGTGCCGCTGTCTGCCAGAGCTGTGAGACAAAGTTGATTCCCTTACTCAGAGATCGCTACCGGATTTTGCAGCCGATTGGGCAAGGCGGTTTTGGGCGTACTTATTTGGCGATCGATGAAGACCGTCTCAAGACTCGTTGCGTGGTGAAGCAGTTTTCGCCTCAGGTGCAAAGTGCCCGCTCGTTAGATAAAGCAATTCGTTTGTTTGATCAAGAAGCAGTACGGCTGCATGAGCTGGGTGAGCATCCTCAAATTCCAGCTTTGTTAGCTTACTTTGAGCAAGAGCAGCGCTTGTACTTAGTGCAGCAATTTATTGAGGGGCTGAATTTAAGCCAGGAACTTCAGCAACAAGGCAGGTTTAGCGAACAAAAAATTCGGGATGTTTTGGCTGACCTCCTGCCCGTTTTGCGGTTTGTGCATGAGTGTCAGGTCGTTCACCGAGACATCACACCTTCCAATATCGTGCGGCGCAAGTTAGACCATAAATTGGTGCTGATTGACTTTGGCGTAGCCAAGCTGCTGAGAGATGTCACCTTGGCACAACCAGGCACCAAAATTGGCACCGAGGGCTATTCACCGATTGAGCAACTGCGGAGCGGCAAAGCCTACCCAGCCAGTGATTTGTACAGCTTGGGTGCGACCTGTCTTTACTTAATGACCCGCGTGAAGCCAGAGGATCTCTACGATCCTTTACAAGGACGATGGCTGTGGCGGGATTACCTGGCTAAGAAAGGGACCAATATCAGCCAACAATTAGGACAAATTCTGGACAAGCTGCTCAAGGATTTAGTTAGCGATCGCTATCAGGCGGTGGACGAAGTGCTGCAAGATTTACAAGCTGTGGCCGCTCCCCTACCGGACTCGGCACCGAAACCATCTAACCCACCACTATCCAGTATTCCTCCCACTTCGCAACCACCGCGATCGCGACCTCTAACTTCCCAGCCACCTACATCACGGCCTTCTGGCTACTCTATTTCTAGTTTCACTTCTGGACCAAGCTCGTCCACGCCAGTTTCCCAGCCAGTTTCTCAACCTATAACTGCAAACCCCTCTGCGGGGCGCACTTTTTCGGGGCCACGCCAGTCCCAAGCAGCTCTGTGGCGGTGTGTTGGTACGTTGACAGGGCACTCTTCTTGGGTGATGTCACTAGCTATGAGTTCTCGCAAACAAATCCTTGCGAGCGGCAGCTTGGATGACACAATCAAGGTCTGGAATCTGCAAACGGGCAGCTTGATCCGCACCTTACCAGGTCACCTCAAGGCAGTCAATTCTGTGGCGATTAGCCCGGACGGACAACTGCTGGTCAGTGGTAGTGACGATACGACGGTCAAGATTTGGAACCTCCAGACTGGTGATCTGCTCAACAATCTGGTCGGACATTCTAGAGATGTCAACTCTGTCATGATCACCCCCAACGGTTTGCTTTTAGCAAGTGGCAGTGAAGACAGAACAGTGCGGTTGTGGAAGGTGCGAACGGGAGAGCTGCTCCGCACCTTATCTGGAACTGCGGGCATGGTGAAGTCGGTTGCGATCAGTCCCAATAGCTTGTTGTTGGCCAGTGGCGGGCTAGACAACCAAATTAAGCTGTGGCATTTAGGCAGCGGGGAGTTGACTCGTACGCTCTATGGACACTTCAACTCGGTCAATTCGGTGGCGATTACCCCGGATGGACAAATCTTGGCGAGTGGCAGCAAAGATAAAAGCATTCGCTTGTGGAATCTGAGTACAGGGGAGTTGGTCCGCACGCTCACAGGCCACTCCGATATGGTGAACGCGATCGCCATTACCCCGGATGGCCGCATGCTGATTAGTGGCAGTAGCGACAAGACAATCAAAATCTGGAGTATTGGCACCGGAGACTTAATCTGCAACTTAACCGACCACTCCAACCCCGTCAGTGCGATCGCGGTGAGTGCGGGCGGGCAGTTGTTTGCCAGTGGCAGTTGGGACAACACGATTAAAATCTGGCAACTGACTTCTTAA
- a CDS encoding MoaD/ThiS family protein: MSVKVLIPTPLQKLTNNQATVECAGTNISELLESLEQSCPGIKARLCDDQGELRRFVNFYVNNEDIRFLDGQKTPLSDGDEVSIIPAIAGG; this comes from the coding sequence ATGTCCGTTAAAGTTCTGATTCCGACTCCTCTGCAAAAGCTGACCAATAACCAAGCCACTGTTGAGTGTGCGGGTACTAACATTAGTGAACTCTTGGAGTCTTTAGAGCAAAGCTGCCCTGGCATCAAAGCTCGTCTTTGTGATGACCAAGGTGAGTTGCGCCGCTTTGTCAACTTCTACGTCAATAACGAAGACATCCGGTTCTTGGATGGGCAAAAGACTCCACTGAGCGATGGCGACGAAGTGAGCATCATTCCAGCGATCGCAGGTGGTTGA
- the thrC gene encoding threonine synthase: MTQATHTPTLSTAATFRALKCKECGEEYELKATHVCEFCFGPLEVAYDYSAIQRQVSRASIQAGPNSIWRYRPFLPVATDNPIDVGTGMTPLVQANRLARRLGLKKLYIKNDAVNMPTLSFKDRVVSVALTRARELGFTTVSCASTGNLANSTAAIAAHAGLDCCVFIPSDLEAGKVLGTLIYGPTVMAVQGNYDQVNRLCSEVANTHGWGFVNINLRPYYSEGSKTLGYEVAEQLGWELPDHVVAPLASGSLFTKIYKGFQEFVKVGLVDEKPVRFSGAQAEGCSPIAQAFREGRDFISPVKPNTIAKSIAIGNPADGVYAVDVAKKTNGNIESVNDTEIIEGIKLLAETEGIFTETAGGTTIAVLKKLVEAGKINPDETTVVYITGNGLKTQEALQGCINEPLTIEPKLDSFERALERSRTLDRLEWQQVLV, translated from the coding sequence ATGACCCAGGCAACTCACACACCCACCCTATCCACTGCTGCCACCTTCAGGGCATTGAAGTGTAAAGAATGTGGCGAAGAGTACGAACTTAAAGCCACCCACGTTTGTGAGTTTTGTTTTGGGCCGTTGGAAGTTGCCTACGACTACAGCGCTATCCAACGGCAAGTCTCTCGCGCCAGTATTCAAGCTGGCCCCAACTCCATTTGGCGCTATCGGCCCTTCCTACCCGTAGCCACCGACAACCCCATTGATGTCGGCACTGGCATGACTCCTCTTGTCCAAGCCAATCGCTTGGCGCGTCGCCTCGGTCTCAAAAAGCTCTATATCAAGAATGATGCTGTCAACATGCCCACCTTGAGTTTCAAGGATCGGGTTGTTTCTGTCGCTCTGACTCGTGCTCGTGAGCTGGGTTTCACCACTGTCTCTTGTGCTAGCACAGGCAACTTGGCTAACTCCACGGCTGCGATCGCGGCTCATGCAGGTCTGGATTGCTGCGTCTTCATCCCCTCTGACCTAGAAGCAGGAAAAGTCCTGGGTACCTTGATCTACGGCCCGACGGTGATGGCAGTGCAAGGTAACTACGACCAAGTGAATCGCCTCTGCTCGGAAGTTGCCAACACCCACGGTTGGGGCTTCGTCAACATCAACCTGCGTCCTTACTACTCCGAAGGTTCCAAAACCCTCGGTTACGAAGTTGCTGAGCAACTCGGTTGGGAACTGCCCGATCATGTGGTCGCTCCTTTGGCTTCTGGATCTCTGTTTACCAAGATCTACAAAGGCTTCCAAGAATTCGTCAAAGTTGGTTTAGTAGATGAGAAGCCAGTGCGCTTCAGTGGCGCTCAGGCTGAAGGCTGCTCTCCTATTGCTCAGGCTTTCCGCGAAGGTCGTGACTTTATCTCTCCTGTCAAGCCAAACACGATCGCTAAGTCGATCGCGATCGGTAACCCTGCTGATGGTGTCTATGCGGTAGACGTGGCGAAGAAAACCAACGGCAATATCGAGTCGGTCAACGACACAGAGATTATTGAAGGGATCAAACTGCTGGCTGAAACTGAAGGCATCTTCACCGAAACCGCAGGTGGCACCACGATCGCAGTGCTGAAGAAGCTAGTAGAAGCAGGTAAGATCAACCCTGATGAAACCACCGTTGTTTACATTACGGGTAATGGCCTCAAGACTCAAGAAGCGTTACAAGGCTGCATTAACGAACCCCTGACTATCGAACCCAAACTCGACAGCTTCGAGCGAGCTTTAGAGCGCTCCCGCACCCTCGATCGCCTAGAGTGGCAACAAGTATTAGTCTAG